In Haloterrigena turkmenica DSM 5511, a single genomic region encodes these proteins:
- a CDS encoding DUF7123 family protein yields the protein MSTAMAADLTSKQQRILQYLRDNAGTKTYFKSRLIGQELGMTAKEVGSNITALQDGNFDVEIEKWGYSSSTTWKVNV from the coding sequence CGACCTCACGAGCAAGCAACAACGTATTCTCCAGTACCTCCGCGATAACGCCGGCACGAAGACCTACTTCAAGTCCCGGCTCATCGGGCAGGAACTTGGGATGACCGCAAAAGAGGTCGGATCGAACATCACCGCACTGCAGGACGGCAATTTCGACGTCGAAATCGAAAAATGGGGTTACTCCTCGAGTACGACGTGGAAAGTGAACGTTTAA
- a CDS encoding HAD family hydrolase, whose translation MSRPILFDMDGVLLEGPGTDPQVYTDAADTALADLEADPTPAQRADLRRNDLENVREHCEALDIDPARFWKLKERYASRGTHERLRTGERGLYDDIDAIADLAERTTTGLVTNNRHETAAFVADFVGIDFDVVRGRDPTFEGFRRRKPEPDYIEDALDELGVSEGLYVGDSRKDVTAGRAAGLETAFLRRSHNRDLDRPAEATLELESLAALSDVV comes from the coding sequence ATGTCACGGCCGATTCTGTTCGATATGGACGGCGTCCTTCTCGAAGGCCCGGGAACCGACCCGCAGGTGTACACGGACGCCGCCGATACCGCCCTCGCCGATCTCGAGGCCGACCCGACGCCGGCCCAGCGGGCCGATCTCCGACGAAACGACCTCGAGAACGTTCGCGAGCACTGCGAAGCCCTGGATATCGATCCGGCTCGATTCTGGAAACTGAAGGAGCGCTACGCCTCACGGGGAACCCACGAACGGCTCCGGACCGGCGAGCGCGGACTGTACGACGATATCGACGCGATCGCCGACCTAGCTGAACGAACCACGACCGGGCTCGTGACCAACAACCGCCACGAAACCGCCGCGTTCGTCGCCGACTTCGTCGGCATCGACTTCGACGTCGTTCGCGGTCGCGACCCGACGTTCGAGGGGTTCCGACGACGCAAACCCGAACCCGATTACATCGAGGACGCCCTCGACGAACTCGGCGTCAGCGAGGGGCTCTACGTCGGCGATTCGAGAAAAGACGTCACGGCCGGCCGCGCTGCCGGCCTCGAGACGGCGTTTCTCCGACGCTCGCACAATCGCGACCTCGACCGTCCCGCCGAGGCGACGCTCGAACTCGAGTCGCTGGCGGCGCTGTCCGATGTCGTCTGA